One window of Streptomyces sp. FIT100 genomic DNA carries:
- a CDS encoding aromatic acid/H+ symport family MFS transporter, translating to MTPPPQPHTFRSVLPVLALCWLAVFFDGMDVNIYGAVMPHMLDDTGLGLTPGTAGTIGSWTTFGMLIGALTAGNMTDWLGRRPLLVASITLFSLGSALCAVAGSPAAFGAGRFVAGLGLGGLMPLCLAMVMEFAPPRRAALTTGLLMTSYHAGGMAATALGLTLAPAAGWRWVFWAGALPAVVAVPLLLKLLPESPGVLLARGERTRAEAVADRYGLPRPTAVEAPAAGAKGRFEAVLALFRPESRWATPLLWLASFCGLLLVYGVSTWLPQLMRASGYGLTSSVSFLLVINAGGIVGMLIAGRTADRFGAVRVSAVWFVLTAVGALLLKAHLPLGITYVVVAVTGVWLFSAQVMVYAATNTLYRGSERAAGLGWVTGVGRTGAVVGPWLGGVLAANGNEGWGFTAFALAGLVGAVAISLVPLAARLGAGRARRAETSAAVA from the coding sequence ATGACCCCACCGCCCCAGCCCCACACCTTCCGCTCGGTGCTTCCCGTTCTCGCGCTCTGCTGGCTCGCCGTCTTCTTCGACGGCATGGACGTCAACATCTACGGCGCCGTCATGCCGCACATGCTCGACGACACCGGCCTCGGCCTCACCCCCGGGACCGCGGGCACCATCGGCAGCTGGACCACCTTCGGCATGCTCATCGGCGCGCTGACCGCCGGGAACATGACCGACTGGCTCGGCCGCCGCCCCCTGCTCGTCGCGAGCATCACGCTCTTCTCGCTCGGCTCCGCCCTCTGCGCCGTCGCCGGGAGCCCCGCGGCCTTCGGGGCCGGGCGGTTCGTCGCCGGGCTCGGGCTCGGCGGGCTGATGCCGCTGTGCCTGGCCATGGTGATGGAGTTCGCGCCGCCGCGCAGGGCCGCGCTGACGACGGGGCTGCTGATGACCTCGTACCACGCGGGCGGCATGGCCGCGACGGCCCTCGGTCTCACGCTCGCGCCCGCGGCCGGCTGGCGCTGGGTGTTCTGGGCGGGCGCCCTGCCGGCCGTCGTCGCCGTGCCCCTGCTGCTGAAGCTGCTCCCCGAGTCGCCCGGCGTGCTCCTCGCACGCGGCGAGCGGACACGGGCGGAGGCGGTGGCCGACCGGTACGGGCTGCCGCGGCCGACGGCCGTCGAGGCACCGGCCGCCGGTGCCAAGGGGCGTTTCGAGGCGGTCCTCGCGCTCTTCAGGCCGGAGTCCCGCTGGGCGACCCCGCTGCTCTGGCTGGCGTCCTTCTGCGGACTGCTGCTCGTCTACGGCGTCAGCACCTGGCTCCCCCAGCTGATGCGCGCCTCCGGCTACGGACTGACCTCGTCCGTCAGCTTCCTCCTCGTCATCAACGCGGGCGGCATCGTGGGCATGCTGATCGCGGGCCGGACGGCGGACCGCTTCGGCGCGGTACGGGTCTCGGCCGTCTGGTTCGTCCTCACCGCGGTCGGCGCGCTGCTGCTGAAGGCGCATCTGCCGCTCGGGATCACGTACGTCGTCGTCGCCGTCACCGGTGTCTGGCTCTTCAGCGCACAGGTGATGGTGTACGCGGCCACGAACACCCTCTACCGGGGCAGCGAGCGCGCCGCGGGGCTCGGCTGGGTGACCGGGGTCGGCCGCACCGGTGCGGTCGTCGGCCCCTGGCTCGGCGGTGTGCTCGCCGCGAACGGCAACGAGGGCTGGGGCTTCACGGCGTTCGCCCTGGCCGGGCTGGTGGGTGCGGTGGCGATCTCCCTGGTGCCGCTCGCGGCCCGGCTCGGCGCGGGCCGTGCCCGGCGCGCCGAGACCTCCGCGGCCGTCGCCTGA